From Cannabis sativa cultivar Pink pepper isolate KNU-18-1 chromosome 8, ASM2916894v1, whole genome shotgun sequence, a single genomic window includes:
- the LOC115701088 gene encoding cysteine proteinase inhibitor-like: protein MAAISFNTPNFPSGFAFPETAKLIPEHMLTFKIVGEPEGPHYAHYGVVGSHLEFDFKEKKTLEERKMATVGGIKEVDGNQNSLEIESLARFAVDEHNKKQNSLLQFEKVVNTKVQVVSGTMHHITLEALDGDKKKVYEAKVWEKPWMHFKELQEFKYIGDAPSGSSS from the exons ATGGCTGCTATCTCATTCAACACGCCGAATTTCCCATCTGGGTTTGCTTTTCCAG AAACAGCGAAGCTCATCCCTGAGCATATGCTGACGTTCAAGATTGTTGGAGAGCCTGAGGGTCCTCATTACGCTCACTATGGTGTTGTGGGAAGTCATTTG GAGTTTGACTTCAAAGAGAAGAAAACTTTGGAAGAAAGGAAAATGGCGACCGTCGGTGGAATCAAAGAAGTTGATGGGAATCAGAACAGTCTCGAGATCGAAAGCCTTGCTCGTTTTGCTGTCGATGAACACAACAAGAAACAG AATTCGCTTCTGCAATTTGAGAAGGTTGTAAACACGAAAGTGCAAGTGGTTTCTGGTACGATGCATCATATTACGTTGGAGGCTTTGGATGGGGATAAGAAGAAGGTTTATGAAGCCAAGGTGTGGGAGAAGCCATGGATGCATTTTAAGGAGCTCCAGGAATTCAAATATATTGGTGATGCTCCTTCTGGATCATCCTCTTAA